One Mycobacterium paraseoulense genomic window, GCGCCAGACGCGCGACCTCGCCGTCGACCGACGGGGGCGTGCGGGAGAGGCCGTCGTACCCGGGCTGGGCGCTGCGCCCGCTGGCCACGGCGTTGACCGTGATGCCGCGGGTGCCGAAGACGCCGGCCTGTCCGGCGACCCAATTCGACAGCGTCGCCTTGATCGCGGCGCCGACGCTTCCGGCCGGCGGGTTCTCGGGCACCACGCTGATGATGGAGCCGCCCGAACGCAGGTGATCACCCACGGTCTGCACCGTCAGCACCGCCGACAGCACCGTGGCGTCCAACGCATTCCGCCACGCGTCGGCGGTGTCGGCGATGGAGTAGGTGCGTGGGTCGCCGGCTTCGCGGGTGGGCGCCGGCACGTTGACGATGGTGTCCAGATGGTGGGGGAACAAGCCACGGGCCTCGGTCAGGCTCGCCGCGTCGGTGGTGTCGCACACGATGGCGTCCACGTCCAGCTCCTTGGCGACGATTTCCAGGTCGCTGCGCCGCGCACCCACGAGGGTCACCTTGTGACCGTCATCGCGGAAGCCTTCGGCCACTGTGCGCCCCAGTTCGGTGTCTCCGCCGGTGACCAACACCTCCACTGCCATGACCTCCTCGTCTTCGACGTTGAACCCAGACCCGGGCAGTTCCGTGGGGCCACCCACCGGACCGCTGAGGGGGACCTGCCTGGGAGCTCAGCGCGTTATGGCATCAGTTTTCCTTGATGTTACTGGACAGTAGCTAGTCGGCGAAATTCTTGACGGCGTGACGCGCGGATCATTTGGATAACTATTTTGTCCGTCACTTTTTTGCGACGATTCAGCCCGCAAGCGGGCCGTATCGTCGGCGGTCTAGGGTGCATGCATGCGGCAGATCGGGATCCTGGCCGGCGTGGTTGCGGTGACGCTGGCGGCGGGCCTGGCCGGGTGCGGTTCGAACCCGTCTTCCCCGGGTGCCGCCGGCCCGGGGCGGCTCGTGGTGTTCGCCGCGGCCTCGCTGAAATCC contains:
- a CDS encoding SDR family oxidoreductase, translated to MAVEVLVTGGDTELGRTVAEGFRDDGHKVTLVGARRSDLEIVAKELDVDAIVCDTTDAASLTEARGLFPHHLDTIVNVPAPTREAGDPRTYSIADTADAWRNALDATVLSAVLTVQTVGDHLRSGGSIISVVPENPPAGSVGAAIKATLSNWVAGQAGVFGTRGITVNAVASGRSAQPGYDGLSRTPPSVDGEVARLALFLTTPAARHITGQTLHVSHGALAQFG